The following proteins are co-located in the Gossypium hirsutum isolate 1008001.06 chromosome A02, Gossypium_hirsutum_v2.1, whole genome shotgun sequence genome:
- the LOC107952536 gene encoding WUSCHEL-related homeobox 4, producing MGNMKVHELSRGLWEHEPSLSLACNPLRTHNSNTLSSFHLKTFITPKPTPTKLASSDQQPHSPQVDMQAGAGGTRWNPTQEQIGILEMMYRGGMRTPNAQQIEQITVQLGKYGKIEGKNVFYWFQNHKARERQKQKRNSLVLNSPPITTITLNNSEDGPYKRKCRSWSFEYIEEESGSSSSFKEEETRTLELFPLHPEGR from the exons ATGGGAAACATGAAGGTGCATGAGTTGTCACGTGGATTGTGGGAGCACGAACCATCCCTCTCCCTTGCCTGCAACCCCCTACGCACTCATAATAGTAATACCCTTTCTTCTTTCCACCTTAAGACCTTCATTACACCCAAACCTACCCCTACGAAGCTTGCCTCCTCTGACCAGCAGCCGCATTCTCCTCAG GTGGATATGCAGGCAGGAGCAGGAGGTACGCGATGGAATCCAACGCAAGAGCAGATCGGGATTTTGGAGATGATGTACAGAGGAGGAATGCGAACCCCAAACGCACAACAAATCGAACAAATCACTGTGCAGCTAGGCAAGTACGGCAAGATCGAAGGCAAAAACGTTTTCTACTGGTTCCAAAACCACAAAGCTCGCGAGCGACAAAAGCAGAAGCGCAACAGCCTTGTCCTTAACTCACCTCCCATTACCACCATAACTTTGAATAATAGT GAGGATGGTCCATATAAGAGAAAATGCAGGAGCTGGTCATTTGAGTACATTGAAGAAGAAAGCGGATCGTCGTCGTCATTTAAAGAGGAGGAAACCAGAACTCTAGAGCTATTCCCATTGCACCCAGAAGGCAGGTGA